From the Deinococcus radiophilus genome, one window contains:
- a CDS encoding rhodanese-like domain-containing protein — protein MTVQALHERLGQDIHIIDVRTPEEFAAGHIEGAQLLPLGELEGRMAELPKDGELYVVCRSGSRSAQASELLTQAGRSVTNVDGGMLAWEAAGLPVVQ, from the coding sequence GTGACGGTTCAGGCCCTGCACGAGCGCCTGGGCCAAGATATTCACATCATTGATGTCCGCACGCCCGAAGAATTTGCTGCCGGACACATCGAGGGCGCGCAGCTGCTGCCGCTGGGCGAGCTGGAAGGCCGCATGGCCGAGCTGCCCAAGGACGGCGAGCTATACGTGGTGTGCCGCAGCGGCAGCCGTAGTGCGCAGGCCAGTGAATTGCTGACCCAGGCGGGCCGCAGCGTGACCAATGTGGACGGCGGTATGCTGGCCTGGGAGGCTGCCGGTTTGCCGGTGGTCCAGTAG
- a CDS encoding malate dehydrogenase, with amino-acid sequence MTMKQPVRVAVTGAAGQIGYSLLFRIAAGDMLGKDQPVILQLLEITPALKALEGVVMELRDGAFPLLADVITSDDPKVAFKDADYALLVGAMPRKQGMERGDLLSANGGIFKPQGEALNEVASRDVKVLVVGNPANTNALIAQQNAPDLPAGNFTAMVRLDHNRAISQLAEKTGKPVTDIKNVTIWGNHSSTQYPDLSRTTVGGEKALDLVDQAWYEGEYIPTVAKRGAAIIEARGLSSAASAASAAIDHMRDWALGTPEGEWVSMGIPSDGSYGVPEGLIYGFPVTVKDGKYQIVQGLDVSDFSRQKMDATAQELEEEREEVRKLGLVK; translated from the coding sequence ATGACGATGAAACAACCCGTACGCGTTGCTGTGACCGGAGCCGCTGGTCAGATTGGCTACAGCCTGCTGTTCCGCATTGCCGCTGGCGACATGCTGGGCAAGGACCAACCCGTGATTCTGCAACTGCTGGAAATCACCCCCGCACTGAAAGCCTTGGAAGGTGTGGTCATGGAGCTGCGCGACGGCGCCTTCCCGCTGCTGGCTGACGTGATCACCAGCGACGACCCCAAGGTGGCCTTCAAGGACGCCGACTACGCCCTGCTGGTGGGCGCCATGCCCCGCAAACAGGGCATGGAGCGCGGCGACCTGCTGAGCGCCAACGGCGGCATCTTCAAGCCCCAGGGCGAAGCGCTGAACGAAGTCGCCAGCCGTGACGTCAAGGTGCTGGTCGTCGGCAACCCCGCCAACACCAACGCCCTGATCGCCCAGCAGAACGCCCCCGATCTGCCTGCCGGCAACTTCACCGCGATGGTCCGCTTGGACCACAACCGCGCCATCAGCCAACTGGCCGAGAAGACCGGCAAGCCTGTTACAGACATCAAAAATGTCACCATCTGGGGCAACCACTCCTCCACCCAGTACCCTGACCTGTCCCGGACCACTGTGGGCGGCGAAAAGGCACTGGACCTGGTAGACCAAGCGTGGTACGAGGGCGAGTACATCCCCACCGTCGCCAAGCGTGGCGCTGCCATCATTGAAGCTCGTGGCCTATCGTCGGCGGCCAGTGCCGCCAGCGCCGCCATTGACCACATGCGTGACTGGGCGCTGGGCACCCCCGAGGGCGAGTGGGTCAGCATGGGTATTCCCAGCGACGGCTCGTACGGCGTTCCCGAAGGCCTGATCTACGGCTTCCCAGTCACCGTCAAGGACGGCAAATACCAGATCGTGCAGGGTCTGGACGTATCCGACTTCAGCCGTCAGAAGATGGACGCCACCGCCCAGGAGTTGGAAGAGGAACGCGAAGAAGTCCGCAAACTGGGCCTGGTCAAGTAA
- a CDS encoding YeeE/YedE family protein, which yields MTAAQRRAAARPADDSAPRQATGLLTYLLVGVYFGTVLVKSEAASWYRIQEMFRFQDFHMFGLIGSAVVTGMISMFLLRRFGQTRDGAAIQVSPKETGWKRYVFGGLAFGVGWGLAGVCPGPIFVLLGAGVWPMLIVLASALLGTYAYGVWRGRLPH from the coding sequence ATGACTGCTGCACAGCGCCGCGCCGCTGCCCGCCCAGCAGATGATTCGGCCCCCCGTCAGGCCACAGGCCTCCTAACCTACCTGCTGGTCGGAGTGTACTTCGGGACGGTACTGGTCAAGTCCGAGGCCGCCAGTTGGTACCGCATCCAGGAGATGTTCCGCTTTCAGGACTTTCATATGTTCGGGCTGATCGGCTCGGCGGTGGTGACTGGAATGATCAGCATGTTCTTGCTGCGCCGCTTCGGGCAGACCCGTGACGGCGCAGCCATCCAGGTCAGTCCCAAGGAAACGGGCTGGAAACGCTATGTGTTCGGCGGACTGGCCTTCGGAGTGGGCTGGGGCCTGGCGGGCGTCTGCCCTGGCCCAATCTTTGTGCTGCTGGGCGCAGGCGTGTGGCCCATGCTGATCGTGCTGGCCTCCGCGCTGTTGGGAACCTATGCCTATGGGGTATGGCGCGGCCGCCTGCCCCACTGA
- a CDS encoding aminotransferase class V-fold PLP-dependent enzyme, producing the protein MDFATLRADLIGSDVLVTTPLGQRRVTYADYVASGKPLRSVEDRIRDLALPLYANTHTEDSVTGAASTHLAHQAHDYVKGQLGADDHCKLIFCGSGSTAAIKRLQEILGLSVCSTQRDRTVQALPPEQRPVVFVGLYEHHSNEVSWRETLAEVVEVPLCAEGGICLSTLERELTRPEYAGRPRYGAFSAASNVTGRLSDTRALARLLHQHGAYAFFDFAASAPYVAIDMKPGEPDGYDAVFLSPHKFVGGPGTPGLLCFRAELYGQGQAPTTAGGGTVTYVSRHKHAYVDDIEAREDAGTPAILGKIRTALTFRVKEELGTDRLLAREHELYALARERFARHPRLWLLGSLDAPRLAFLSFIVQLPGGKTLHPRLTVRLLNDLFGIQARGGCACAGPYGHALLDIGDELSEQYFGCISGGLDGLKPGWTRLNLAPWITDEEATFILDAVEFVADYGEQFLAVYDFDWQTGAWTHPADPPAPDLFGMTRLPTEQGPVPYADYLAQARALVGTLPAPQPKPAPSEARPELVYFAY; encoded by the coding sequence ATGGACTTTGCAACTCTGCGGGCCGACCTGATCGGTTCGGACGTCCTGGTCACGACTCCTCTCGGCCAGCGACGCGTGACCTACGCCGACTACGTGGCCTCAGGCAAGCCCCTGCGCAGCGTAGAAGACCGGATTCGTGATCTGGCCCTGCCCCTGTACGCCAATACCCACACCGAAGACAGCGTGACCGGCGCGGCCAGCACCCATCTGGCCCACCAGGCCCACGACTATGTCAAGGGGCAACTGGGGGCCGACGACCACTGCAAGCTGATCTTCTGCGGGTCCGGCAGCACGGCGGCCATCAAGCGCCTTCAGGAGATTCTGGGCCTGAGTGTCTGCAGCACCCAGCGCGACCGCACCGTCCAGGCCCTGCCGCCTGAGCAGCGCCCGGTGGTCTTCGTGGGGCTCTACGAGCATCACTCCAACGAGGTCAGCTGGCGCGAAACCTTGGCCGAAGTCGTGGAAGTTCCCCTGTGCGCAGAAGGCGGCATCTGCCTGAGTACCCTGGAACGCGAACTGACCCGGCCCGAATACGCCGGGCGGCCCCGCTACGGGGCGTTCAGCGCGGCCAGCAACGTGACCGGGCGACTCAGCGATACCCGCGCCCTGGCCCGCTTGCTGCATCAGCACGGGGCCTACGCCTTTTTCGACTTTGCGGCCAGTGCCCCCTATGTAGCCATTGACATGAAGCCCGGCGAGCCGGACGGCTACGACGCCGTGTTCCTCAGCCCGCACAAGTTCGTGGGTGGCCCTGGAACGCCAGGCCTGCTGTGTTTCCGCGCCGAGCTGTACGGTCAGGGACAGGCACCGACCACGGCGGGGGGCGGGACCGTCACTTACGTCAGCCGCCACAAGCACGCCTACGTGGATGACATCGAGGCGCGTGAGGACGCGGGCACACCGGCCATTCTGGGCAAAATCCGAACTGCCCTGACCTTCCGCGTCAAGGAAGAGCTGGGCACCGACCGCCTTTTGGCCCGCGAGCATGAGCTGTATGCCCTGGCCCGTGAGCGTTTTGCCCGCCACCCCCGGCTTTGGTTGCTGGGCAGTCTGGACGCCCCCCGGCTGGCTTTTCTGTCGTTTATCGTGCAGCTGCCAGGCGGCAAGACCCTGCACCCCCGCCTGACCGTGCGGCTGCTGAACGACTTGTTCGGCATTCAGGCCCGTGGTGGTTGCGCCTGCGCCGGACCTTACGGCCACGCGCTGCTGGACATCGGTGACGAGCTGAGCGAGCAGTATTTCGGCTGCATCAGCGGAGGTCTGGACGGCCTCAAGCCCGGCTGGACCCGCCTGAACCTGGCCCCCTGGATCACCGACGAAGAAGCGACATTCATTCTGGACGCCGTGGAGTTTGTGGCCGATTACGGGGAGCAGTTTCTGGCGGTCTACGACTTCGACTGGCAGACCGGTGCCTGGACCCACCCCGCCGACCCGCCCGCGCCGGATCTGTTCGGCATGACGCGCCTGCCCACCGAACAGGGGCCTGTACCCTACGCCGACTATCTGGCGCAGGCGCGGGCGCTGGTCGGCACGTTGCCCGCACCACAGCCCAAGCCGGCTCCCAGCGAGGCCCGGCCCGAACTGGTGTATTTCGCCTACTGA
- a CDS encoding sulfite exporter TauE/SafE family protein, protein MTIFAWIGALLIGLSLGLLGSGGSILTVPVLIYLAGVGEKLAIAQSLAIVGGISLFGAIPYILRRQVDWRSVVLFGIPGVLGTYAGAALSAYLPGAMQLLLFAAVMMLAAVMMFRPKPEADTSAENHHRSPLKIGAEGLGVGILTGLVGVGGGFLIIPALVLLGGLPMSLAVGTSLLIIAAKSFAGFYKYAHLLGVENMDWTLIAVFTAIGVAGSFLGSQLGKKVSNEALRKGFAMFLVVMGLYVLATNIPKVL, encoded by the coding sequence ATGACCATTTTTGCCTGGATCGGCGCTCTGCTGATCGGCCTGAGCCTGGGCCTGCTGGGATCGGGCGGCTCCATCCTGACCGTGCCAGTGCTGATCTACCTGGCCGGGGTAGGCGAGAAACTGGCGATTGCCCAGAGCCTCGCCATCGTGGGCGGAATCAGTCTGTTCGGGGCGATTCCTTATATCCTCCGCCGTCAGGTGGACTGGCGCAGCGTGGTACTGTTCGGCATTCCGGGCGTGCTGGGAACCTACGCGGGCGCGGCACTGAGCGCCTATCTGCCTGGGGCCATGCAGCTGCTGCTGTTTGCCGCCGTGATGATGCTGGCCGCCGTCATGATGTTCCGTCCCAAGCCCGAGGCCGACACCAGCGCCGAGAACCACCACCGCTCACCGCTCAAGATCGGAGCGGAGGGCCTAGGCGTGGGTATCCTGACCGGGCTGGTCGGCGTGGGCGGCGGCTTTTTGATTATTCCCGCGCTGGTGCTGCTGGGCGGCCTGCCCATGAGCCTGGCGGTCGGCACCAGCCTGCTGATCATCGCCGCCAAAAGCTTTGCTGGGTTCTACAAGTACGCACACCTGCTGGGCGTGGAAAACATGGATTGGACCCTGATCGCCGTCTTTACGGCCATCGGTGTGGCAGGCAGCTTCCTGGGCAGCCAACTGGGCAAAAAAGTCTCGAACGAAGCGCTGCGAAAAGGCTTTGCGATGTTTCTGGTTGTCATGGGCCTGTATGTGCTGGCCACCAATATTCCCAAAGTGCTGTGA
- a CDS encoding YeeE/YedE family protein, with protein MEILTSPWPWWVGGPLIGLTVPLLFWLGNKSFGISSNLRHGCAIVLPESAKPSFFRYDWHKEKWNLMFALGLVLGGFLAGFVFANPEPTRLSEGGLRAVSGLGVKLNPGLVPYELTNLASPGVWLILVLSGLLVGFGTRYGGGCTSGHAITGLSTLQLPSLIATVSFFAGGILSANFLLPLLMRLV; from the coding sequence ATGGAAATTTTGACCTCTCCCTGGCCCTGGTGGGTCGGCGGCCCCCTGATTGGCCTGACCGTGCCGCTGCTGTTCTGGCTGGGCAACAAGTCCTTCGGTATTTCGTCCAACCTGCGCCACGGCTGCGCCATCGTGCTGCCCGAAAGCGCCAAGCCCAGCTTTTTCCGCTATGACTGGCACAAGGAAAAGTGGAACTTGATGTTCGCGCTGGGCCTGGTGCTGGGCGGGTTCCTGGCAGGGTTTGTGTTCGCCAATCCGGAGCCGACTCGCCTCAGCGAAGGCGGCCTGCGGGCCGTGAGTGGCCTGGGTGTGAAGCTGAACCCCGGCCTGGTGCCGTACGAACTGACCAACCTGGCCAGCCCCGGCGTATGGCTGATTCTGGTGCTGAGCGGCCTGTTGGTGGGCTTTGGCACACGCTACGGCGGCGGCTGCACATCAGGCCACGCCATCACCGGCCTCAGCACCCTGCAACTGCCGTCCTTGATCGCCACCGTGTCGTTTTTCGCGGGCGGTATCCTCAGCGCCAACTTCCTGCTGCCGCTGCTGATGAGGCTCGTATGA
- the priA gene encoding replication restart helicase PriA: MSAAPAVWKVALPRPIPAYDFAPPHGHAGPVPVGGRALVPWHGEPVVGLVVGAAEARGAHRLREAVALLDPPECPWVHPATVQALAQWVTDAHLPLGLVWSDLLGVGWEPSLTHRVRAVAGADLTAFAENAAPQPVPGPEWSDGAAYLPALLDAVREQGLLEEDFTPLARLVSRVFATGQGQSSLTPKQREAAEWLAEYPAQESLSSWARGAGVSTSVVAAVLAKGHAELRELAAPPPALPDPASAWTPTETDRVPQAECWRVSGGKFTGRMRALAPRVLSLLREGGSVLVLAPEHATLERAWSALSGLVAEAETEALLFSGLLSSEQRERAWQEIQQGQARLVIGPYLALSVPLPDLKLVIVLDEGSDAYKLPAGSRAWVPDVAQAIARAHGASLGTAGVTPAVETVKWPALELASPRVRLHTVDYSQPPQQPELGPLSMPGQAQGQLGYPLSHDLSRVLRQVQERGRQAALLAPRRGYSALLRCPQCEHVPHCPNCDVALRFHQQSRGMACHQCGYKGQVPHACEECGAAMWQTKGPGTEWIAQEVSRLLPGFPVYRLDKDHQDDLAELHAGAPGVVVGTQLLLSQPAPPELALVGITLADTWLNISDFRASERYHTLLWELAEWHPERAPLLLVQTFQGGHPALQAVGQGQSVSLYPQREWEIRQALGYPPHLCLAQVEVAARDRDKARSAADQVAAALHGVGAAPQEVLGPAPAPIARVRGMYPYHLLLRARSAERLRELLTAVDTVRAGRIRVDVSPRSVT; this comes from the coding sequence ATGTCCGCCGCCCCCGCCGTCTGGAAAGTCGCCCTGCCCCGCCCGATTCCCGCCTACGACTTTGCCCCGCCGCACGGCCATGCGGGGCCGGTCCCGGTGGGGGGCCGGGCGCTGGTGCCGTGGCACGGTGAGCCGGTGGTCGGGCTGGTGGTCGGCGCTGCCGAGGCACGGGGCGCTCACCGCCTGCGGGAAGCGGTGGCCCTGCTGGACCCGCCAGAGTGTCCCTGGGTTCACCCCGCAACCGTACAGGCCCTGGCGCAGTGGGTGACGGACGCTCACCTACCACTGGGCCTGGTCTGGAGCGACCTGCTCGGTGTGGGCTGGGAGCCGTCCCTCACGCACCGGGTGCGGGCCGTCGCGGGCGCGGACCTGACCGCTTTTGCCGAGAATGCCGCTCCGCAGCCGGTCCCAGGACCAGAGTGGTCGGATGGCGCGGCTTACCTCCCCGCCCTGCTGGACGCCGTGCGCGAGCAGGGTCTGCTGGAAGAGGACTTCACACCCCTGGCACGGCTGGTCTCACGCGTCTTTGCCACCGGGCAGGGTCAGAGCAGCCTGACGCCCAAACAGCGCGAGGCCGCCGAGTGGCTGGCCGAATATCCCGCTCAGGAATCGCTGAGCAGCTGGGCACGCGGCGCGGGCGTGAGCACCAGTGTGGTGGCCGCCGTGCTGGCCAAAGGTCACGCCGAACTGCGCGAGCTGGCTGCGCCACCGCCGGCCCTGCCGGACCCCGCTTCCGCCTGGACACCGACCGAAACTGACCGGGTCCCCCAGGCAGAGTGCTGGCGCGTCAGCGGAGGCAAATTCACCGGACGAATGCGGGCGCTGGCTCCACGCGTGCTGTCGCTGTTGCGGGAAGGTGGCAGCGTGCTGGTCTTGGCGCCAGAACATGCCACGTTGGAACGGGCCTGGTCTGCGCTGAGCGGTCTGGTCGCAGAGGCAGAGACAGAGGCGCTACTGTTCAGTGGTCTCCTCTCTTCCGAGCAGCGCGAAAGGGCCTGGCAAGAGATCCAGCAAGGACAGGCGCGGCTGGTGATCGGGCCCTATCTGGCCCTCAGCGTCCCCCTGCCCGATTTGAAGTTGGTGATCGTGCTGGATGAAGGCAGCGACGCCTACAAGCTCCCCGCTGGCTCGCGGGCCTGGGTGCCGGATGTCGCCCAGGCCATCGCCAGAGCGCACGGTGCATCACTCGGCACTGCGGGTGTGACTCCCGCGGTGGAAACGGTGAAGTGGCCCGCGCTGGAGCTGGCCTCACCCCGCGTGCGGCTGCATACCGTGGACTACAGCCAGCCGCCTCAGCAGCCTGAACTGGGGCCGCTCTCCATGCCAGGGCAGGCCCAGGGGCAATTGGGCTATCCGCTCAGCCATGACCTGAGCCGGGTACTGCGGCAGGTGCAGGAGCGGGGCCGTCAAGCAGCGCTGCTGGCCCCCCGGCGTGGCTACTCGGCCTTGCTGCGTTGCCCGCAATGCGAACACGTGCCGCACTGCCCCAACTGCGATGTGGCCCTGCGCTTTCACCAGCAGTCACGTGGCATGGCCTGTCACCAGTGCGGCTACAAGGGCCAGGTGCCACACGCCTGCGAGGAGTGCGGCGCGGCCATGTGGCAGACCAAAGGCCCCGGCACCGAATGGATCGCGCAGGAAGTCTCCCGGCTGCTGCCGGGTTTCCCGGTGTACCGCCTGGACAAAGACCATCAGGACGACCTGGCAGAACTGCACGCTGGCGCGCCGGGCGTGGTGGTGGGCACCCAACTGCTGCTCTCGCAACCCGCGCCACCCGAACTGGCCTTGGTCGGCATCACCCTGGCCGACACCTGGCTGAACATCTCCGACTTCCGCGCTTCCGAGCGCTACCATACGCTGCTGTGGGAGCTGGCCGAGTGGCACCCTGAACGCGCCCCACTGCTGCTGGTGCAAACCTTTCAGGGAGGGCATCCGGCCTTGCAAGCGGTGGGGCAGGGCCAAAGTGTCAGCCTGTATCCGCAGCGTGAGTGGGAGATCCGCCAGGCGCTCGGCTACCCGCCACATCTGTGCCTGGCCCAGGTGGAGGTGGCCGCCCGTGACCGTGACAAGGCCCGCAGCGCCGCCGATCAGGTGGCCGCTGCACTGCATGGCGTGGGGGCGGCCCCCCAGGAAGTCCTTGGCCCGGCTCCGGCCCCAATTGCCCGTGTGCGGGGAATGTACCCCTATCATCTGCTGCTGCGCGCCCGCTCGGCGGAGCGCCTGCGCGAACTGCTGACGGCCGTGGACACGGTGCGGGCTGGCCGTATCCGGGTGGATGTCAGCCCCAGAAGCGTGACCTGA
- a CDS encoding MBL fold metallo-hydrolase yields the protein MFFKRFYDEDLAQASYMVGCQKTGECLVIDPVRDVSIYQDEAKAQGLRLTHVTETHIHADYLSGGRELALAEDAEFLVSGEGGEGWEYTYTTPKMKTVRHGDTFMVGNVRLEVRHTPGHTPESISFLVTDTPRGDQPSMLFTGDFVFVGDIGRPDLLDEAAGGQDTRFQGAKDMFRSLKEQFLSLPDYVQVWPAHGSGSACGKALGAVPTTTVGYERALSWWAGYVEKGEEQGFMDELLDGQPDAPLYYGRMKTQNRDGAEVLGDVAPLPELSAAEANARMDTGVMLIDTRAKEAYHAQAPQNSINLPTPNKTETWAGWLLRPEDRDYLLLAEDAEAAETLRRRLWMVGLDNVVGYVNSVEGLDTKAVPPIQPSDVAQYPDALILDVRNKTEYQGGHIPGATQLHAGRIAWKQTELPKNRKIIVHCQSGARSSAAASYLGSEGYDVLEIAGGFENWAKAKPEQVEKGQG from the coding sequence ATGTTCTTTAAGCGGTTTTACGACGAAGACCTGGCTCAGGCCAGCTACATGGTGGGTTGCCAGAAGACCGGCGAGTGCCTGGTGATCGATCCGGTGCGTGACGTCAGCATCTACCAAGATGAGGCCAAGGCCCAAGGCCTACGGCTGACCCACGTCACCGAAACCCACATCCACGCCGATTACCTCAGCGGGGGCCGTGAGCTGGCCTTGGCCGAAGACGCCGAGTTTCTGGTATCGGGCGAGGGCGGCGAAGGCTGGGAATACACCTACACCACCCCCAAGATGAAAACGGTGCGTCACGGCGACACCTTTATGGTGGGCAATGTGCGCCTGGAAGTGCGCCATACCCCTGGCCATACCCCTGAGAGCATCAGCTTTCTGGTGACTGATACCCCGCGCGGCGACCAGCCCAGCATGTTGTTCACGGGTGACTTCGTGTTCGTGGGCGATATTGGCCGCCCCGACCTGCTGGACGAAGCGGCGGGCGGTCAGGACACCCGCTTTCAGGGAGCCAAGGACATGTTTCGCAGCCTGAAAGAGCAGTTCCTCTCGCTCCCGGATTACGTGCAGGTGTGGCCCGCCCACGGTTCAGGCAGTGCCTGTGGCAAGGCCCTGGGCGCAGTGCCAACCACCACGGTGGGCTATGAGCGGGCGCTGAGCTGGTGGGCGGGGTACGTGGAGAAAGGCGAGGAGCAAGGCTTCATGGACGAGCTGCTGGACGGACAGCCCGACGCTCCGCTGTACTACGGACGCATGAAGACCCAGAACCGTGACGGTGCGGAGGTCCTGGGCGACGTGGCCCCCCTCCCTGAGCTGAGTGCCGCAGAAGCCAACGCCAGGATGGACACCGGAGTCATGCTGATCGATACCCGCGCCAAGGAGGCGTATCACGCCCAGGCCCCACAGAACAGCATCAACCTGCCGACCCCGAACAAAACCGAAACCTGGGCCGGATGGCTGCTGCGCCCCGAAGACCGCGACTACCTGCTGCTGGCCGAGGACGCCGAGGCTGCCGAAACCCTGCGCCGCCGCCTGTGGATGGTGGGGCTGGACAACGTGGTGGGCTATGTGAACAGCGTGGAAGGCCTGGACACCAAAGCGGTGCCGCCCATCCAGCCGAGTGACGTCGCGCAGTACCCAGACGCCCTGATTCTGGATGTCCGCAACAAGACCGAGTACCAGGGCGGCCACATCCCCGGCGCGACCCAGTTGCACGCTGGCCGGATCGCCTGGAAACAGACTGAGCTGCCCAAAAACCGCAAAATCATCGTGCACTGCCAGTCGGGTGCGCGCAGCAGCGCCGCCGCTAGCTACCTCGGCTCCGAAGGCTACGACGTCCTAGAGATTGCCGGAGGCTTTGAGAACTGGGCCAAGGCCAAGCCCGAGCAGGTAGAAAAAGGCCAAGGCTAA